A window of Clavibacter michiganensis contains these coding sequences:
- the rfbB gene encoding dTDP-glucose 4,6-dehydratase, which produces MRILVTGGAGFIGSNFVRHALQDHYAGLEGADVVVLDALTYSGNPENLAPVSDSPRYTFVHGDIRDDAVLDEWIPQVDAVVHFAAESHVDRSVRDASIFVETNVLGTQKLLDAALRHDLKRFVHVSTDEVYGSIAEGSWDEERPLEPNSPYSASKAGSDLLARSYHRTHGLNVSITRCSNNYGPYHFPEKVIPLFVTNLIDDRHVPLYGEGLNIRDWLHVDDHCRGIALVLVQGAPGEIYNIGGGTELTNRELTQLLLDATGRDWSYVDRVEDRKGHDLRYSVDISKIQRELGYSPQVPFEQGLADVVQWYRDNRSWWEPLKQRAELPA; this is translated from the coding sequence ATGAGGATCCTCGTGACCGGCGGCGCCGGCTTCATCGGCTCCAACTTCGTGCGCCACGCGCTCCAGGACCACTACGCCGGGCTCGAGGGCGCCGACGTCGTCGTGCTCGACGCGCTCACCTACTCGGGCAACCCCGAGAACCTCGCGCCCGTCAGCGACTCCCCGCGCTACACGTTCGTCCACGGCGACATCCGCGACGACGCGGTCCTCGACGAGTGGATCCCGCAGGTCGACGCGGTCGTGCACTTCGCGGCCGAGAGCCACGTCGACCGCTCCGTCCGCGACGCGAGCATCTTCGTGGAGACCAACGTGCTCGGCACGCAGAAGCTCCTCGACGCCGCGCTCCGCCACGACCTGAAGCGCTTCGTGCACGTCTCCACAGACGAGGTCTACGGATCCATCGCCGAGGGCTCGTGGGACGAGGAGCGGCCGCTCGAGCCCAACTCGCCCTACTCCGCGTCGAAGGCCGGCAGCGACCTGCTCGCCCGCTCGTACCACCGCACGCACGGGCTGAACGTGTCCATCACGCGCTGCTCGAACAACTACGGGCCGTACCACTTCCCCGAGAAGGTCATCCCGCTGTTCGTCACGAACCTCATCGACGACCGGCACGTCCCGCTCTACGGCGAGGGCCTCAACATCCGCGACTGGCTGCACGTCGACGACCACTGCCGCGGCATCGCGCTGGTGCTCGTCCAGGGCGCGCCCGGCGAGATCTACAACATCGGCGGCGGCACCGAGCTCACCAACCGCGAGCTCACGCAGCTGCTGCTCGACGCGACCGGCCGCGACTGGTCGTACGTCGACCGCGTCGAGGACCGCAAGGGCCACGACCTGCGCTACTCCGTCGACATCTCCAAGATCCAGCGCGAGCTCGGCTACTCCCCGCAGGTCCCGTTCGAGCAGGGCCTCGCCGACGTCGTGCAGTGGTACCGCGACAACCGCTCGTGGTGGGAGCCGCTGAAGCAGCGCGCCGAGCTGCCCGCGTGA
- a CDS encoding GtrA family protein, translating to MAASRIRALLRDERVAFLLVGGFNTAFAFLLFAGLAATAGRSLDAAGLPLLGSLVPLAGSYAVAVLVAFALYRRLVFRVRGHVLRDLARFVSVYAVSITLNAVSLPVLVALGVPRLIAQALIVVVITLISYVGHRWFSFRRPPGEGGSGR from the coding sequence ATGGCCGCCTCCCGCATCCGCGCGCTCCTCCGCGACGAGCGCGTGGCGTTCCTCCTCGTCGGCGGCTTCAACACCGCCTTCGCGTTCCTCCTCTTCGCGGGACTCGCCGCCACCGCGGGCCGGTCGCTCGATGCGGCGGGGCTGCCGCTGCTCGGATCCCTCGTGCCGCTCGCCGGGAGCTACGCCGTGGCCGTGCTCGTGGCGTTCGCCCTCTACCGGCGGCTCGTGTTCCGCGTCCGCGGCCACGTGCTGCGCGACCTCGCGCGCTTCGTGTCCGTGTACGCCGTGTCCATCACGCTCAACGCCGTCTCGCTGCCGGTGCTCGTCGCGCTCGGCGTCCCGCGCCTGATCGCGCAGGCGCTCATCGTGGTCGTGATCACGCTCATCAGCTACGTCGGGCACCGCTGGTTCTCCTTCCGCCGGCCGCCCGGCGAGGGCGGCTCCGGCCGCTGA
- a CDS encoding dTDP-4-dehydrorhamnose 3,5-epimerase family protein — MQIRELAVPDGYEITPVQRADDRGVFLEWYRFDELERVVGHRLDLRQANMSVSKRGVVRGVHFADVPRGQAKYVKAVSGAVLDFVIDIRVGSPTFGQWDSVRLDTETHKAVYISEGLGHCFVALTDDAAVTYLVSDVYNPGAEHGITPLDPELGLVFPEEAGEALLSPKDLEAPTLAEAAAAGLLPTWSDMRAFHDSQKVS; from the coding sequence GTGCAGATCCGAGAGCTCGCCGTGCCCGACGGCTACGAGATCACCCCCGTCCAGCGCGCCGACGACCGGGGCGTGTTCCTCGAGTGGTACCGGTTCGACGAGCTCGAGCGGGTCGTCGGACACCGGCTGGACCTGCGCCAGGCCAACATGAGCGTCTCCAAGCGCGGCGTCGTCCGCGGCGTGCACTTCGCCGACGTGCCGCGCGGCCAGGCCAAGTACGTGAAGGCCGTCTCCGGCGCCGTGCTCGACTTCGTCATCGACATCCGCGTCGGATCCCCGACCTTCGGGCAGTGGGACAGCGTGCGGCTCGACACCGAGACGCACAAGGCCGTCTACATCTCCGAGGGCCTCGGCCACTGCTTCGTCGCGCTCACCGACGACGCGGCCGTCACCTACCTCGTGAGCGACGTCTACAACCCCGGCGCCGAGCACGGGATCACGCCGCTCGACCCCGAGCTCGGGCTCGTGTTCCCCGAGGAGGCCGGCGAGGCGCTCCTCTCCCCGAAGGACCTCGAGGCCCCGACGCTCGCCGAGGCGGCGGCCGCCGGACTCCTCCCCACCTGGTCGGACATGCGCGCCTTCCACGACTCGCAGAAGGTGAGCTGA
- the rfbA gene encoding glucose-1-phosphate thymidylyltransferase RfbA: MKGIILAGGSGTRLWPITKGISKQLMPIYDKPMIYYPLSTLMMADIREVLIITTPEYNDQFRALLGDGSHLGMRIEYAVQPSPDGLAQAFVIGEEFIGDDSVALVLGDNIFHGAGLGTSLRKNTEIDGALIFAYHVADPTAYGVVEFDGDFTAVSIEEKPAQPKSAYAVPGLYFFDNDVVEIAKGIQPSERGELEITAVNDHYLQAGRLHVQVLDRGTAWLDTGTFESMMQASEYVKVIEDRQGFKIGCIEEIAYRAGWIDRDALEELARPLIKSGYGRYLVTLLDA; the protein is encoded by the coding sequence ATGAAGGGCATCATCCTGGCCGGCGGCTCCGGCACCCGGCTCTGGCCGATCACGAAGGGCATCAGCAAGCAGCTGATGCCGATCTACGACAAGCCGATGATCTACTACCCCCTGTCGACGCTGATGATGGCGGACATCCGCGAGGTGCTCATCATCACGACGCCCGAGTACAACGACCAGTTCCGGGCGCTGCTCGGCGACGGCTCGCACCTCGGCATGCGCATCGAGTACGCCGTGCAGCCCTCGCCCGACGGCCTCGCGCAGGCCTTCGTCATCGGCGAGGAGTTCATCGGCGACGACTCGGTCGCGCTCGTCCTCGGCGACAACATCTTCCACGGCGCCGGCCTCGGCACGAGCCTGCGGAAGAACACCGAGATCGACGGCGCGCTGATCTTCGCGTACCACGTGGCGGATCCGACGGCCTACGGCGTCGTGGAGTTCGACGGCGACTTCACGGCCGTCTCCATCGAGGAGAAGCCCGCGCAGCCGAAGAGCGCGTACGCGGTGCCCGGCCTCTACTTCTTCGACAACGACGTGGTCGAGATCGCCAAGGGCATCCAGCCCAGCGAGCGCGGCGAGCTCGAGATCACGGCCGTCAACGACCACTACCTCCAGGCGGGCCGCCTCCACGTGCAGGTGCTCGACCGGGGCACCGCGTGGCTCGACACCGGCACGTTCGAGAGCATGATGCAGGCCTCCGAGTACGTGAAGGTCATCGAGGACCGCCAGGGCTTCAAGATCGGCTGCATCGAGGAGATCGCGTACCGCGCCGGCTGGATCGACCGCGACGCCCTCGAGGAGCTCGCGCGACCCCTCATCAAGAGCGGGTACGGCCGCTACCTCGTCACGCTGCTCGACGCGTAG
- a CDS encoding NAD-dependent epimerase/dehydratase family protein → MTAAVPVWVIGARGLLGASLLDALTADPRWAPVTAEPLPWSTSDEGVMRRAARTEAERLLAAGRAAGRWAVMWCAGAAVTGSTRAQLDHELGQLEAVLDEIALAAAADPAPGGALFYSSSAGGVYAGAASPPFTEATEPRPLAPYGEAKLRAEGLVRAFGERAGVRTLIGRIANLYGPRQAVGKPQGLITQLARANLSPTPASIYVPLETVRDYLYADDCAGLVRDAAARLLGLPADTHVVKILASGQPVTISALLGHFTALGKARPHVMLGLSPLAGYQAVDLRLASVVWPDLDERDTMPLPAGIHITAQALISGMQSGALTTR, encoded by the coding sequence ATGACGGCCGCCGTCCCCGTCTGGGTCATCGGCGCCCGGGGCCTCCTCGGTGCGTCGCTGCTCGACGCCCTGACGGCGGATCCCCGCTGGGCGCCCGTCACCGCCGAGCCCCTGCCCTGGTCGACCTCGGACGAGGGCGTCATGCGCCGGGCGGCGCGCACCGAGGCGGAGCGGCTCCTCGCGGCGGGCCGCGCGGCCGGTCGCTGGGCCGTCATGTGGTGCGCGGGCGCCGCGGTCACCGGCAGCACGCGCGCGCAGCTGGATCACGAGCTCGGGCAGCTCGAGGCGGTGCTGGACGAGATCGCCCTGGCCGCCGCGGCCGACCCGGCGCCCGGCGGCGCGCTGTTCTACTCGTCGTCCGCGGGCGGCGTCTACGCGGGCGCGGCGAGCCCGCCGTTCACGGAGGCGACGGAGCCCCGGCCGCTCGCGCCCTACGGGGAGGCGAAGCTCCGCGCGGAGGGCCTCGTGCGCGCGTTCGGCGAGCGCGCCGGCGTGCGCACCCTCATCGGGCGCATCGCGAACCTCTACGGGCCGCGCCAGGCGGTCGGCAAGCCGCAGGGCCTCATCACGCAGCTGGCGAGGGCGAACCTCTCCCCCACCCCGGCCTCGATCTACGTGCCGCTCGAGACGGTGCGCGACTACCTGTACGCCGACGACTGCGCCGGCCTCGTTCGGGACGCGGCCGCCCGCCTGCTCGGCCTGCCGGCGGACACCCACGTGGTGAAGATCCTCGCGTCGGGGCAGCCGGTCACCATCAGCGCGCTGCTCGGGCACTTCACGGCCCTCGGCAAGGCGCGGCCCCACGTGATGCTCGGCCTGTCGCCCCTCGCGGGCTACCAGGCGGTGGACCTGCGCCTCGCGAGCGTCGTGTGGCCCGACCTCGACGAGCGCGACACGATGCCGCTGCCCGCCGGGATCCACATCACGGCGCAGGCCCTCATCTCCGGCATGCAGTCCGGCGCCCTCACCACGCGTTGA
- a CDS encoding glycosyltransferase: MTAVEPRDAGETVLPPDHSVSVVIPVYQGELTLEALLAEIEPFTAPQISRDGHSYAVTEVLLVFDNGRDGSPRVIRELRRLHPFVRPIWLSRNFGQHAATLAGMASSGGDWIVTLDEDGQHDPGFIPDMLDVAMRDLASVVYAKPTNTPSHGLLRNVASRGAKVVLNAMSSDQDAEQFQSYRLMLGSVGRSVAAYAGSGVYLDIALGWVANRVSTCDITLRDEGERQSGYSPRRLFSHFWRMVLSSGTRGLRAVSVLGALFLVVALIFVIVIVVSRLTDNSVPAGWASTIVTILASSGIILFSLGIIAEYVGVAVGMAQGRPAYLIVRDPLDGPHGRPPRGHV; encoded by the coding sequence GTGACCGCCGTCGAGCCGCGGGACGCGGGCGAGACCGTGCTCCCCCCGGACCACTCCGTCTCCGTCGTCATCCCCGTGTACCAGGGCGAGCTCACGCTCGAGGCGCTGCTCGCCGAGATCGAGCCGTTCACCGCGCCGCAGATCAGCCGCGACGGCCACAGCTACGCCGTCACCGAGGTCCTCCTCGTCTTCGACAACGGGCGCGACGGGTCCCCCCGCGTCATCCGCGAGCTGCGGCGACTGCACCCCTTCGTCCGCCCGATCTGGCTGAGCCGCAACTTCGGGCAGCACGCCGCGACCCTCGCGGGCATGGCCTCGTCGGGCGGGGACTGGATCGTCACGCTCGACGAGGACGGCCAGCACGACCCGGGCTTCATCCCCGACATGCTCGACGTCGCCATGCGCGACCTCGCGTCGGTCGTCTACGCGAAGCCCACCAACACGCCCTCGCACGGGCTCCTCCGCAACGTCGCCTCCCGCGGCGCGAAGGTCGTCCTCAACGCCATGTCGTCGGACCAGGACGCCGAGCAGTTCCAGAGCTACCGGCTGATGCTCGGCTCCGTCGGCCGGAGCGTCGCCGCGTACGCGGGGTCGGGCGTCTACCTCGACATCGCGCTCGGCTGGGTCGCGAACCGGGTCTCGACGTGCGACATCACGCTGCGCGACGAGGGCGAGCGGCAGTCGGGCTACTCGCCCCGCCGCCTCTTCTCGCACTTCTGGCGGATGGTGCTCTCCAGCGGCACCCGGGGCCTGCGCGCCGTGAGCGTCCTCGGGGCGCTCTTCCTCGTCGTCGCGCTGATCTTCGTGATCGTCATCGTCGTCAGCCGCCTCACCGACAACTCGGTGCCGGCGGGCTGGGCCTCGACCATCGTCACGATCCTGGCGTCGAGCGGCATCATCCTGTTCTCCCTGGGGATCATCGCGGAGTACGTCGGCGTCGCGGTCGGCATGGCGCAGGGCCGACCCGCGTACCTGATCGTGCGCGACCCCCTCGACGGCCCGCATGGCCGTCCGCCGCGCGGGCACGTATGA
- a CDS encoding glycosyltransferase family 2 protein — MPPRVSIVIPAYNNADYLAETVDSVLAQTFTDFEVVIADHSSTDGTWDVMQRYADEPRVRLLRTEAGGGALRNWNRVSQEAGGELIKLVCGDDLLYPTILERQVAELDASPSVVLVASPRDIVDADSRPIVRDHGVSGSRIAISGAAAVRRTIRSGTNIFGEPGCVLMRRADLEAVGWWDSRWPYLIDETTYAKVLLRGDFASVGPKALAGFRISDSQWSVRLAGEQASAAAGFHRWVLEAHPGVVSRADVLLGDLMARAKALSRRLVYLYLGRRMSRSAGSAA; from the coding sequence GTGCCCCCACGCGTCTCGATCGTCATCCCCGCATACAACAACGCCGACTACCTCGCCGAGACGGTCGACTCCGTGCTGGCGCAGACGTTCACCGACTTCGAGGTCGTGATCGCGGACCACTCCTCCACCGACGGGACGTGGGACGTCATGCAGCGCTACGCCGACGAGCCGCGCGTCCGCCTGCTCCGCACCGAGGCGGGCGGCGGGGCCCTCCGCAACTGGAACCGCGTGAGCCAGGAGGCCGGCGGCGAGCTCATCAAGCTGGTCTGCGGCGACGACCTCCTCTACCCCACGATCCTCGAGCGCCAGGTGGCCGAGCTCGACGCCTCGCCGTCCGTCGTGCTCGTCGCCTCCCCGCGGGACATCGTCGACGCGGACAGCCGCCCCATCGTGCGCGACCACGGCGTCTCCGGATCCCGCATCGCCATCTCGGGCGCCGCGGCCGTCCGCCGCACCATCCGCTCGGGCACCAACATCTTCGGCGAGCCGGGCTGCGTGCTCATGCGCCGGGCCGACCTCGAGGCCGTGGGCTGGTGGGACTCGCGCTGGCCGTACCTCATCGACGAGACCACGTACGCGAAGGTGCTGCTCCGCGGCGACTTCGCATCCGTGGGGCCGAAGGCGCTCGCGGGGTTCCGGATCTCCGACTCGCAGTGGAGCGTGCGCCTCGCGGGCGAGCAGGCCAGCGCCGCGGCCGGGTTCCACCGCTGGGTGCTCGAGGCCCACCCCGGCGTCGTCAGCAGGGCCGACGTCCTGCTCGGCGACCTGATGGCCCGGGCCAAGGCGCTCTCCCGCCGGCTCGTGTACCTCTACCTCGGGCGGCGCATGTCGCGCTCGGCCGGGAGCGCCGCGTGA
- a CDS encoding glycosyltransferase: MTGLPPRVVAVVVAWNRRELVVETLAALAAQTVPLHDVVVIDNASTDGSADVIRARFPEVALTTLPTNTGGAGGFTAGIERALSAHDAELVWLMDDDTVPDPPALEELLRARAAAPRGTVVLASAVRWTDGRPHPMNTPRTRPSATRASVERAARHGCTPVRTASFVSMMIEVDAIRAHGLPMADYFLWNDDFEYSARLLRRGRGYLVHGSTVEHRTRTFGSTDVDPGARFVFEVRNKIWMLRLSRALAPAERVLYAGAALVGWARTIARSADRPLLIRGLVDGIRQGLGRRPRPAAEVLAGLGGITEGVRRIEAGAGRS; the protein is encoded by the coding sequence ATGACCGGGCTGCCGCCGCGCGTCGTCGCGGTCGTCGTCGCCTGGAACCGGCGGGAGCTCGTCGTCGAGACGCTGGCCGCGCTTGCCGCGCAGACGGTTCCGCTGCACGACGTGGTCGTCATCGACAACGCGTCGACGGACGGATCGGCGGACGTCATCCGCGCGCGGTTCCCGGAGGTCGCGCTCACGACGCTGCCGACGAACACCGGGGGCGCCGGCGGGTTCACCGCGGGCATCGAGCGCGCGCTGTCGGCCCACGACGCCGAGCTGGTGTGGCTGATGGACGACGACACCGTCCCGGATCCCCCCGCGCTCGAGGAGCTGCTGCGGGCGCGCGCCGCCGCCCCGCGCGGCACGGTCGTCCTCGCGTCCGCCGTGCGCTGGACGGACGGCCGCCCGCACCCCATGAACACCCCGCGCACCCGTCCCTCGGCGACCCGCGCCAGCGTCGAGCGCGCCGCACGGCACGGCTGCACGCCCGTCCGCACGGCGTCCTTCGTGTCGATGATGATCGAGGTCGACGCCATCCGCGCCCACGGGCTGCCCATGGCCGACTACTTCCTCTGGAACGACGACTTCGAGTACTCGGCGCGCCTCCTGCGCCGGGGCCGCGGGTACCTCGTGCACGGCAGCACGGTCGAGCACCGCACCCGCACGTTCGGGTCGACCGACGTGGATCCCGGCGCGCGCTTCGTCTTCGAGGTGCGCAACAAGATCTGGATGCTGCGGCTCTCCCGCGCCCTCGCGCCAGCGGAGCGCGTGCTCTACGCGGGCGCGGCGCTCGTCGGCTGGGCGCGGACGATCGCGCGATCCGCGGATCGGCCGCTGCTGATCCGCGGCCTGGTCGACGGGATCCGCCAGGGCCTGGGACGCCGTCCCCGCCCGGCCGCGGAGGTCCTCGCCGGCCTCGGCGGCATCACCGAGGGCGTGCGCCGCATCGAGGCGGGTGCCGGTCGCTCCTGA
- a CDS encoding glycosyltransferase, which translates to MPTEAFSLLLPVYRGDRPDFLRRAFRSSVDDQTLRPDEVVVVRDGPVSAELARTMAELAEASPVPVVTVELARNMGLAYALERGLEACAHDVVARMDADDISLPERFARQLALISDGLDLVGTGMYEFADEVGTIAGRRTPPVGADAISRYARFHDPFNHPTVVYRRQAVKRAGGYLPLGLMEDYYLFARMIQSGARVENLPDPLVMYRVSAGAYARRGGVAQLVAELRLQREFRRRRFTSLSQALRNVLVRGSYRLIPEAVRRGLYRRLITRDRTVPQGRA; encoded by the coding sequence GTGCCCACCGAGGCCTTCTCGCTCCTCCTCCCCGTGTACCGCGGCGACCGTCCCGACTTCCTCCGCCGGGCGTTCCGGAGCAGCGTCGACGACCAGACGCTCCGGCCGGACGAGGTCGTCGTCGTCCGCGACGGGCCGGTGTCCGCGGAGCTCGCCCGCACCATGGCGGAGCTCGCGGAGGCGTCGCCCGTCCCCGTCGTCACGGTCGAGCTGGCGCGCAACATGGGCCTCGCCTACGCGCTCGAGCGCGGGCTCGAGGCCTGCGCGCACGACGTCGTGGCCCGGATGGACGCCGACGACATCAGCCTCCCCGAGCGCTTCGCCCGCCAGCTCGCGCTCATCTCGGACGGCCTCGACCTGGTCGGCACCGGCATGTACGAGTTCGCGGACGAGGTCGGCACGATCGCCGGCCGCCGCACCCCGCCGGTCGGCGCCGACGCCATCTCCCGCTACGCGCGCTTCCACGACCCGTTCAACCACCCCACCGTCGTGTACCGGCGACAGGCGGTGAAGCGCGCGGGCGGCTACCTCCCGCTCGGCCTGATGGAGGACTATTACCTCTTCGCGCGCATGATCCAGTCGGGCGCGCGCGTCGAGAACCTCCCGGACCCGCTCGTGATGTACCGCGTGAGCGCGGGCGCCTACGCCCGCCGCGGCGGCGTCGCACAGCTCGTCGCCGAGCTCCGGCTGCAGCGCGAGTTCCGCCGTCGCCGCTTCACGTCCCTTTCGCAGGCCCTGCGCAACGTCCTCGTCCGCGGCAGCTACCGCCTCATCCCCGAGGCCGTGCGCCGCGGGCTGTACCGTCGCCTGATCACGCGCGACCGGACGGTCCCGCAGGGCCGCGCCTGA
- the glf gene encoding UDP-galactopyranose mutase, with the protein MSPDLVVVGSGFFGLTIAERVAEELGLKVLVIDRRDHIGGNAYSEKDPETGIEVHRYGAHLFHTSNETVWEYVNRFTDFTPYVHRVYTEHKGEVFPLPINLGTINQFFRSAHGPQAARDLIAEQASELDAGEAKNLEEKGVSLIGRPLYEAFIRDYTAKQWQTDPTDLPAEVISRLPVRYTYDNRYFNDTHEGLPVEGYTAWLERMADHPNIEVRLETDFFDETQEVNRASVVGKVPVVYTGAIDRYFDYSEGALSWRTLDFEREVLPVGDFQGTPVMNYADSDVPFTRIHEFRHFHPERDAPADKTVIMREYSRFAEGEDEPYYPVNTAADREGLLKYRELAKQEEGVFFGGRLGTYQYLDMHMAIGAALSMYENKLKPVLAKDAS; encoded by the coding sequence ATGAGCCCTGATCTCGTAGTGGTCGGGTCCGGTTTCTTCGGACTCACGATCGCGGAGCGCGTCGCCGAGGAGCTGGGCCTCAAGGTCCTCGTCATCGACCGCCGCGACCACATCGGCGGCAACGCGTACAGCGAGAAGGACCCCGAGACCGGCATCGAGGTGCACCGCTACGGCGCGCACCTGTTCCACACCTCGAACGAGACCGTGTGGGAGTACGTCAACCGCTTCACGGACTTCACGCCCTACGTGCACCGCGTCTACACGGAGCACAAGGGAGAGGTCTTCCCGCTGCCGATCAACCTCGGCACCATCAACCAGTTCTTCCGCTCCGCGCACGGGCCGCAGGCCGCCCGCGACCTCATCGCCGAGCAGGCGTCCGAGCTCGACGCGGGGGAGGCGAAGAACCTCGAGGAGAAGGGCGTCTCCCTCATCGGGCGCCCGCTCTACGAGGCCTTCATCCGCGACTACACGGCGAAGCAGTGGCAGACGGATCCCACGGACCTGCCGGCCGAGGTCATCAGCCGCCTGCCCGTGCGCTACACCTACGACAACCGCTACTTCAACGACACGCACGAGGGTCTGCCCGTCGAGGGCTACACCGCGTGGCTCGAGCGCATGGCCGACCACCCGAACATCGAGGTCCGCCTCGAGACCGACTTCTTCGACGAGACCCAGGAGGTCAACCGGGCATCGGTCGTCGGGAAGGTCCCCGTCGTCTACACGGGCGCCATCGACCGCTACTTCGACTACTCGGAGGGCGCGCTGTCGTGGCGCACGCTCGACTTCGAGCGCGAGGTGCTCCCGGTCGGCGACTTCCAGGGCACCCCCGTCATGAACTACGCCGACTCCGACGTGCCGTTCACGCGCATCCACGAGTTCCGCCACTTCCACCCGGAGCGCGACGCCCCGGCGGACAAGACGGTCATCATGCGCGAGTACTCGCGCTTCGCCGAGGGCGAGGACGAGCCGTACTACCCGGTCAACACCGCGGCCGACCGCGAGGGCCTGCTGAAGTACCGCGAGCTCGCCAAGCAGGAGGAGGGCGTGTTCTTCGGGGGCCGCCTCGGGACCTACCAGTACCTCGACATGCACATGGCGATCGGCGCGGCGCTCTCGATGTACGAGAACAAGCTCAAGCCCGTGCTCGCGAAGGACGCCTCCTGA